A section of the Macadamia integrifolia cultivar HAES 741 chromosome 9, SCU_Mint_v3, whole genome shotgun sequence genome encodes:
- the LOC122088307 gene encoding mediator of RNA polymerase II transcription subunit 15a isoform X3 yields MDNNNWRPTQAESSMDTSDWRSQLQPDSRQRIVNKIMETLKRNLPIAGPEGLQELRKIAVRFEEKIYTAAANQPDYLRKISLKMLTMETKSQTPGVPASLPSNPAVNNQNPPDPGSQNMQPQMRNQGQTLPMPVANQSRQQLVAQSIQNPIASAGMQNSASLPSVLPSMSSLTQSTMSNVGSQSSNLQSVPGLSQNPGSNSLGQGLSSNMFSNSQRQMPGKQHPQQVVPQQHQQQSQNPQQYLYQQQQQQFQHQLLKQKYQQQGNIPSSVMQSHIQQQQQPQQNLLQTNQMQSSQQSLMQMSSGLPSSQSTLQQTQPSMMQSNPLPGLPQNQQPSIQQPTASVLQQHPQSGLRHQQQSQQSGHQQTSILNQQQAPMSQTSMFPSQQQQPLIGQQTNAANMQQNLLLGQQGSVPDMQQPQQQQQQQRLLAQAQQNNLSNMQPLGSQGNVSGLQPQQQHQLLGAQSGISNIQPNQQAMQMLQAKVAVQQQQNQQTSSTLLPTQGQQSQSQSQLSQQQMISQLQSQPGQLQQQLGLQQQPNSLQRDVQQRIQSSGGLVQPQNVVEQQKLLQSQRMLTETSSTSIDSTAQTGQGDWQEEVYQKIKAMKEMFLPELNELYQKIAVKFQQDALPQPPKSDQIERFKFFKNLLERMISFLQVSKNNVVPAYKDKLGAYEKQILNVLNSNKPKKPVSSQMQGQQHLQPPGGHPHSMQLQQQQQQQQQQQQQQQQQQPQSQLSQLQQHDNQMNPQMQTINLPSSVTSMQPTSVSSMQHGSLPSLSGHLGVSNGQPNMMGSLQPASNLESGQGSSLSSLQQGVGSSLQQNTVSMPQQENMNTLSQSGVNTLQPNINSLQSNSNMIQHQHLKQQQEQQQLMQTQQIKQQFQQRQIQSQLTQQQKQQLMLQRQQQQQQQQQQQQKQQQQQQQQQQQQQQQQQQHQQLQQQFQQQQQQQQQQQQQQQQQQQQQQQQQQQQQQQQQQLQQLKQQQSAPLQAHQIPQLHQINEVNDMKVRQGMSVKQGIFPQHHSAGQRSTYHHQQLKTGGPFPISSPQILQAASPQISQHSSPQIDQQSLLTSLSKAETPLQSANSPFIVPSPSPSMVPSPMPGDVEKQTSGVSLLSNAVNIGHSQSTVAQAPPQSQSQSQSQSQPQIQPQSLAIGTPGISASPLLAEFTSQDGNQGTASAIVSGKSSVTEQPLERLMKVVKSMSSKALSASVSDIGSVVSMIDRIAGSAPGNGSRAAVGEDLVAMTKCRLQARNFISQDGSAATKKMRRNTSAMPLNAVSSVCSVNDSFKQLNGLETSDLESTATSRIKRPRVEAIQGGGQVSKRLGDKAPAQETKSANHALLKEIREINLQLIDTVVDISDEDVDPTAASAEGGEGTIVKCSFSAVALSPNLKSQYTSAQMSPILPLRLLVPTNYPNCSPMLLDKLPVELSKEYEDLSVKAKSKFSISLRSLSQPMLLTEMAKTWDVCARAVVAEYAQQSGGGSFSSRYGTWENCVSAA; encoded by the exons CCAGATTATTTACGGAAGATATCTCTAAAGATGCTGACAATGGAGACAAAATCTCAGACTCCTGGTGTGCCTGCTTCCTTACCATCAAACCCTGCTGTTAATAACCAAAATCCACCAGATCCAG GATCCCAAAATATGCAGCCCCAAATGCGGAACCAGGGGCAGACACTTCCAATGCCAGTGGCTAATCAGTCGAGGCAACAGCTAGTGGCCCAGAGCATTCAAAATCCCATTGCATCTGCTGGAATGCAGAATTCTGCCAGCCTGCCATCTGTGCTACCATCTATGAGCAGTCTAACTCAGAGCACCATGTCGAATGTTGGTAGCCAGAGTTCTAATTTGCAGAGTGTGCCAGGCCTTTCACAGAACCCTGGAAGTAATTCACTTGGCCAAGGACTGTCTTCAAATATGTTTTCCAATTCCCAGAGGCAGATGCCAGGAAAGCAGCATCCACAGCAGGTTGTTCCTCAGCAGCACCAGCAGCAGTCTCAAAATCCACAGCAGTATCTTtaccagcagcagcaacaacagttTCAACATCAACTTTTGAAGCAGAAGTATCAACAACAGGGAAATATTCCGTCTTCAGTAATGCAATCACATATCCAGCAGCAACAGCAACCGCAGCAGAACCTATTACAGACAAATCAGATGCAATCTTCACAGCAGTCTCTCATGCAAATGTCATCTGGTTTGCCTTCAAGCCAGTCCACTCTTCAGCAGACACAGCCTTCTATGATGCAATCGAATCCACTTCCAGGCCTTCCACAGAATCAGCAACCTTCTATTCAACAGCCGACAGCATCTGTGCTTCAGCAACACCCACAATCAGGCCTCAGGCATCAGCAACAGTCTCAACAATCTGGGCACCAACAAACTTCCATTCTTAATCAACAGCAAGCACCAATGTCACAGACATCAATGTTTCCCTCCCAGCAGCAACAACCACTAATAGGGCAACAAACAAATGCAGCAAACATGCAACAGAATCTGCTACTTGGACAACAAGGTAGTGTCCCAGATATGCAGCAGccacagcagcagcagcagcagcagaggtTGCTAGCCCAAGCCCAGCAGAATAATCTGTCAAACATGCAACCGTTGGGCTCACAAGGTAATGTTTCTGGGCTACAACCGCAGCAGCAGCATCAACTGCTTGGAGCTCAATCTGGTATTTCAAACATTCAGCCAAATCAGCAGGCAATGCAGATGTTACAAGCCAAGGTTGCAGTGCAGCAGCAACAAAACCAGCAAACATCATCAACCCTATTACCAACACAAGGACAACAATCACAATCACAATCACAACTTTCACAGCAGCAAATGATATCTCAGCTCCAATCACAACCTGGTCAGCTGCAACAACAATTGGGGTTGCAACAGCAGCCTAATTCATTACAAAGAGATGTGCAGCAAAGAATTCAAAGTTCAGGTGGCTTGGTTCAGCCTCAGAATGTTGTTGAACAACAGAAACTATTGCAGTCACAAAGAATGCTTACAGAGACTTCATCAA CATCAATAGATTCTACAGCTCAGACAGGACAAGGTGATTGGCAGGAAGAGGTCTATCAAAAG ATTAAGGCAATGAAGGAAATGTTCTTACCAGAACTAAATGAATTGTACCAGAAAATCGCTGTCAAATTCCAGcag GATGCTCTTCCACAGCCGCCAAAGTCTGACCAAATTGAACGATTCAAATTTTTCAAGAATTTGTTGGAGCGCATGATAAGTTTTTTACAAGTTTCCAAAAATAATGTAGTACCTGCTTACAAGGACAAGCTGGGTGCATATGAGAAGCAGATCCTTAATGTTCTTAATTCAAATAAGCCTAAAAAACCTGTTTCCTCACAAATGCAAGGACAACAGCACCTTCAGCCACCTGGTGGTCATCCGCATTCCATGCAGctgcagcagcaacagcaacagcaacagcaacagcaacagcagcagcagcagcagcagccacaATCTCAACTTTCTCAGTTGCAACAGCATGACAACCAAATGAATCCCCAAATGCAAACAATTAACTTGCCATCTTCTGTAACATCAATGCAACCAACATCTGTGTCTAGCATGCAGCATGGTTCATTACCATCATTATCAGGCCATTTAGGGGTTTCAAATGGACAGCCAAACATGATGGGTTCACTGCAGCCTGCTTCTAATTTGGAGTCGGGACAAGGAAGTTCATTGAGTTCATTGCAGCAAGGTGTTGGCAGTTCTCTTCAACAAAATACTGTGAGCATGCCCCAACAGGAAAACATGAACACATTGTCACAAAGTGGTGTTAACACATTACAGCCTAATATTAATTCCCTTCAGTCAAATTCCAATATGATCCAACACCAGCATCTGAAGCAACAACAGGAACAACAACAATTGATGCAAACACAACAGATAAAGCAGCAATTTCAACAGCGCCAGATACAGTCACAATTGACTCAACAGCAGAAGCAGCAGCTAATGTTGCAGcggcagcagcaacaacaacaacagcaacaacagcaacaaaaacaacaacaacaacaacaacagcaacaacagcaacaacaacaacaacaacagcagcatCAACAACTACAGCAGCAGTTccagcagcaacaacagcagcagcagcagcagcagcagcagcagcagcagcagcagcagcagcaacagcagcagcagcagcagcagcagcagcaacagcagcaatTACAACAGCTAAAGCAGCAGCAGTCTGCACCATTGCAGGCACACCAAATTCCTCAGCTTCATCAGATCAATGAAGTTAATGACATGAAGGTGAGACAAGGTATGAGTGTTAAACAAGGAATTTTTCCACAACACCACTCAGCAGGCCAGCGCTCGACATATCACCATCAACAGTTGAAAACAGGTGGTCcatttcctatttcttctccCCAAATCCTTCAAGCTGCATCCCCGCAAATTTCTCAGCATTCTTCCCCACAGATTGACCAGCAAAGTCTGCTAACATCACTGTCAAAAGCTGAAACGCCTCTGCAATCTGCAAACTCACCTTTCATTGTtccttctccttccccttctatGGTACCATCTCCAATGCCAGGGGATGTTGAGAAACAAACTTCAGGTGTCTCTTTGCTCTCAAATGCAGTGAATATAGGACATTCACAATCAACAGTTGCACAAGCCCCTCCTCAATctcaatcccaatcccaatcccaatcccaacccCAAATTCAACCCCAATCACTAGCCATTGGTACACCAGGTATATCAGCTTCTCCATTGCTTGCTGAATTTACTAGTCAGGATGGAAATCAGGGTACTGCATCGGCAATCGTTTCTGGCAAGTCAAGTGTTACAGAGCAACCTCTGGAGCGACTAATGAAAGTG GTAAAATCGATGTCATCTAAAGCTCTCAGTGCCTCTGTCAGTGACATTGGGTCAGTTGTGAGTATGATTGATAGGATAGCAGGATCAGCACCTGGTAATGGTTCAAGAGCTGCCGTTGGAGAGGATTTGGTAGCCATGACAAAGTGTCGTTTGCAAGCAAGGAACTTCATCTCACAAGATGGTAGTGCAGCAACAAAGAAAATGAGACGCAATACAAGTGCTATGCCCTTGAATGCTGTATCATCTGTATGTAGTGTTAATGATAGTTTCAAGCAATTAAATGGTCTTGAAACATCTGACTTGGAGTCAACtgcaacatcaagaatcaagagGCCTAGAGTTGAG GCGATCCAAGGTGGTGGACAGGTTTCTAAGCGCTTAGGTGATAAGGCACCCGCCCAGGAGACCAAATC GGCAAACCATGCGCTGTTGAAAGAGATCAGAGAGATAAACCTGCAGCTTATAGATACCGTGGTGGATATCAGCGATGAGGATGTTGATCCAACAGCAGCTTCTGCTGAAGGTGGTGAAGGAACTATTGTCAAGTGCTCCTTCAGTGCAGTGGCTCTCAGTCCAAATTTGAAGTCGCAGTATACGTCAGCACAAATG TCCCCAATTCTGCCTTTAAGGTTGCTTGTCCCCACAAATTATCCGAATTGTTCCCCTATGCTCTTAGACAAGTTACCAGTAGAGCTGAG TAAGGAGTATGAAGATCTCTCGGTAAAAGCGAAATCGAAGTTCAGCATATCCCTCCGCAGCCTTTCACAACCAATGTTACTGACTGAGATGGCGAAGACATGGGATGTTTGTGCTCGTGCAGTTGTGGCTGAGTATGCACAACAGAGTGGAGGGGGAAGCTTCAGCTCAAGATACGGTACTTGGGAGAACTGTGTGAGTGCTGCTTGA
- the LOC122088307 gene encoding mediator of RNA polymerase II transcription subunit 15a isoform X2, with product MDNNNWRPTQAESSMDTSDWRSQLQPDSRQRIVNKIMETLKRNLPIAGPEGLQELRKIAVRFEEKIYTAAANQPDYLRKISLKMLTMETKSQTPGVPASLPSNPAVNNQNPPDPGSQNMQPQMRNQGQTLPMPVANQSRQQLVAQSIQNPIASAGMQNSASLPSVLPSMSSLTQSTMSNVGSQSSNLQSVPGLSQNPGSNSLGQGLSSNMFSNSQRQMPGKQHPQQVVPQQHQQQSQNPQQYLYQQQQQQFQHQLLKQKYQQQGNIPSSVMQSHIQQQQQPQQNLLQTNQMQSSQQSLMQMSSGLPSSQSTLQQTQPSMMQSNPLPGLPQNQQPSIQQPTASVLQQHPQSGLRHQQQSQQSGHQQTSILNQQQAPMSQTSMFPSQQQQPLIGQQTNAANMQQNLLLGQQGSVPDMQQPQQQQQQQRLLAQAQQNNLSNMQPLGSQGNVSGLQPQQQHQLLGAQSGISNIQPNQQAMQMLQAKVAVQQQQNQQTSSTLLPTQGQQSQSQSQLSQQQMISQLQSQPGQLQQQLGLQQQPNSLQRDVQQRIQSSGGLVQPQNVVEQQKLLQSQRMLTETSSTSIDSTAQTGQGDWQEEVYQKIKAMKEMFLPELNELYQKIAVKFQQQDALPQPPKSDQIERFKFFKNLLERMISFLQVSKNNVVPAYKDKLGAYEKQILNVLNSNKPKKPVSSQMQGQQHLQPPGGHPHSMQLQQQQQQQQQQQQQQQQQQPQSQLSQLQQHDNQMNPQMQTINLPSSVTSMQPTSVSSMQHGSLPSLSGHLGVSNGQPNMMGSLQPASNLESGQGSSLSSLQQGVGSSLQQNTVSMPQQENMNTLSQSGVNTLQPNINSLQSNSNMIQHQHLKQQQEQQQLMQTQQIKQQFQQRQIQSQLTQQQKQQLMLQRQQQQQQQQQQQQKQQQQQQQQQQQQQQQQQQHQQLQQQFQQQQQQQQQQQQQQQQQQQQQQQQQQQQQQQQQQLQQLKQQQSAPLQAHQIPQLHQINEVNDMKVRQGMSVKQGIFPQHHSAGQRSTYHHQQLKTGGPFPISSPQILQAASPQISQHSSPQIDQQSLLTSLSKAETPLQSANSPFIVPSPSPSMVPSPMPGDVEKQTSGVSLLSNAVNIGHSQSTVAQAPPQSQSQSQSQSQPQIQPQSLAIGTPGISASPLLAEFTSQDGNQGTASAIVSGKSSVTEQPLERLMKVVKSMSSKALSASVSDIGSVVSMIDRIAGSAPGNGSRAAVGEDLVAMTKCRLQARNFISQDGSAATKKMRRNTSAMPLNAVSSVCSVNDSFKQLNGLETSDLESTATSRIKRPRVEAIQGGGQVSKRLGDKAPAQETKSANHALLKEIREINLQLIDTVVDISDEDVDPTAASAEGGEGTIVKCSFSAVALSPNLKSQYTSAQMSPILPLRLLVPTNYPNCSPMLLDKLPVELSKEYEDLSVKAKSKFSISLRSLSQPMLLTEMAKTWDVCARAVVAEYAQQSGGGSFSSRYGTWENCVSAA from the exons CCAGATTATTTACGGAAGATATCTCTAAAGATGCTGACAATGGAGACAAAATCTCAGACTCCTGGTGTGCCTGCTTCCTTACCATCAAACCCTGCTGTTAATAACCAAAATCCACCAGATCCAG GATCCCAAAATATGCAGCCCCAAATGCGGAACCAGGGGCAGACACTTCCAATGCCAGTGGCTAATCAGTCGAGGCAACAGCTAGTGGCCCAGAGCATTCAAAATCCCATTGCATCTGCTGGAATGCAGAATTCTGCCAGCCTGCCATCTGTGCTACCATCTATGAGCAGTCTAACTCAGAGCACCATGTCGAATGTTGGTAGCCAGAGTTCTAATTTGCAGAGTGTGCCAGGCCTTTCACAGAACCCTGGAAGTAATTCACTTGGCCAAGGACTGTCTTCAAATATGTTTTCCAATTCCCAGAGGCAGATGCCAGGAAAGCAGCATCCACAGCAGGTTGTTCCTCAGCAGCACCAGCAGCAGTCTCAAAATCCACAGCAGTATCTTtaccagcagcagcaacaacagttTCAACATCAACTTTTGAAGCAGAAGTATCAACAACAGGGAAATATTCCGTCTTCAGTAATGCAATCACATATCCAGCAGCAACAGCAACCGCAGCAGAACCTATTACAGACAAATCAGATGCAATCTTCACAGCAGTCTCTCATGCAAATGTCATCTGGTTTGCCTTCAAGCCAGTCCACTCTTCAGCAGACACAGCCTTCTATGATGCAATCGAATCCACTTCCAGGCCTTCCACAGAATCAGCAACCTTCTATTCAACAGCCGACAGCATCTGTGCTTCAGCAACACCCACAATCAGGCCTCAGGCATCAGCAACAGTCTCAACAATCTGGGCACCAACAAACTTCCATTCTTAATCAACAGCAAGCACCAATGTCACAGACATCAATGTTTCCCTCCCAGCAGCAACAACCACTAATAGGGCAACAAACAAATGCAGCAAACATGCAACAGAATCTGCTACTTGGACAACAAGGTAGTGTCCCAGATATGCAGCAGccacagcagcagcagcagcagcagaggtTGCTAGCCCAAGCCCAGCAGAATAATCTGTCAAACATGCAACCGTTGGGCTCACAAGGTAATGTTTCTGGGCTACAACCGCAGCAGCAGCATCAACTGCTTGGAGCTCAATCTGGTATTTCAAACATTCAGCCAAATCAGCAGGCAATGCAGATGTTACAAGCCAAGGTTGCAGTGCAGCAGCAACAAAACCAGCAAACATCATCAACCCTATTACCAACACAAGGACAACAATCACAATCACAATCACAACTTTCACAGCAGCAAATGATATCTCAGCTCCAATCACAACCTGGTCAGCTGCAACAACAATTGGGGTTGCAACAGCAGCCTAATTCATTACAAAGAGATGTGCAGCAAAGAATTCAAAGTTCAGGTGGCTTGGTTCAGCCTCAGAATGTTGTTGAACAACAGAAACTATTGCAGTCACAAAGAATGCTTACAGAGACTTCATCAA CATCAATAGATTCTACAGCTCAGACAGGACAAGGTGATTGGCAGGAAGAGGTCTATCAAAAG ATTAAGGCAATGAAGGAAATGTTCTTACCAGAACTAAATGAATTGTACCAGAAAATCGCTGTCAAATTCCAGcag CAGGATGCTCTTCCACAGCCGCCAAAGTCTGACCAAATTGAACGATTCAAATTTTTCAAGAATTTGTTGGAGCGCATGATAAGTTTTTTACAAGTTTCCAAAAATAATGTAGTACCTGCTTACAAGGACAAGCTGGGTGCATATGAGAAGCAGATCCTTAATGTTCTTAATTCAAATAAGCCTAAAAAACCTGTTTCCTCACAAATGCAAGGACAACAGCACCTTCAGCCACCTGGTGGTCATCCGCATTCCATGCAGctgcagcagcaacagcaacagcaacagcaacagcaacagcagcagcagcagcagcagccacaATCTCAACTTTCTCAGTTGCAACAGCATGACAACCAAATGAATCCCCAAATGCAAACAATTAACTTGCCATCTTCTGTAACATCAATGCAACCAACATCTGTGTCTAGCATGCAGCATGGTTCATTACCATCATTATCAGGCCATTTAGGGGTTTCAAATGGACAGCCAAACATGATGGGTTCACTGCAGCCTGCTTCTAATTTGGAGTCGGGACAAGGAAGTTCATTGAGTTCATTGCAGCAAGGTGTTGGCAGTTCTCTTCAACAAAATACTGTGAGCATGCCCCAACAGGAAAACATGAACACATTGTCACAAAGTGGTGTTAACACATTACAGCCTAATATTAATTCCCTTCAGTCAAATTCCAATATGATCCAACACCAGCATCTGAAGCAACAACAGGAACAACAACAATTGATGCAAACACAACAGATAAAGCAGCAATTTCAACAGCGCCAGATACAGTCACAATTGACTCAACAGCAGAAGCAGCAGCTAATGTTGCAGcggcagcagcaacaacaacaacagcaacaacagcaacaaaaacaacaacaacaacaacaacagcaacaacagcaacaacaacaacaacaacagcagcatCAACAACTACAGCAGCAGTTccagcagcaacaacagcagcagcagcagcagcagcagcagcagcagcagcagcagcagcagcaacagcagcagcagcagcagcagcagcagcaacagcagcaatTACAACAGCTAAAGCAGCAGCAGTCTGCACCATTGCAGGCACACCAAATTCCTCAGCTTCATCAGATCAATGAAGTTAATGACATGAAGGTGAGACAAGGTATGAGTGTTAAACAAGGAATTTTTCCACAACACCACTCAGCAGGCCAGCGCTCGACATATCACCATCAACAGTTGAAAACAGGTGGTCcatttcctatttcttctccCCAAATCCTTCAAGCTGCATCCCCGCAAATTTCTCAGCATTCTTCCCCACAGATTGACCAGCAAAGTCTGCTAACATCACTGTCAAAAGCTGAAACGCCTCTGCAATCTGCAAACTCACCTTTCATTGTtccttctccttccccttctatGGTACCATCTCCAATGCCAGGGGATGTTGAGAAACAAACTTCAGGTGTCTCTTTGCTCTCAAATGCAGTGAATATAGGACATTCACAATCAACAGTTGCACAAGCCCCTCCTCAATctcaatcccaatcccaatcccaatcccaacccCAAATTCAACCCCAATCACTAGCCATTGGTACACCAGGTATATCAGCTTCTCCATTGCTTGCTGAATTTACTAGTCAGGATGGAAATCAGGGTACTGCATCGGCAATCGTTTCTGGCAAGTCAAGTGTTACAGAGCAACCTCTGGAGCGACTAATGAAAGTG GTAAAATCGATGTCATCTAAAGCTCTCAGTGCCTCTGTCAGTGACATTGGGTCAGTTGTGAGTATGATTGATAGGATAGCAGGATCAGCACCTGGTAATGGTTCAAGAGCTGCCGTTGGAGAGGATTTGGTAGCCATGACAAAGTGTCGTTTGCAAGCAAGGAACTTCATCTCACAAGATGGTAGTGCAGCAACAAAGAAAATGAGACGCAATACAAGTGCTATGCCCTTGAATGCTGTATCATCTGTATGTAGTGTTAATGATAGTTTCAAGCAATTAAATGGTCTTGAAACATCTGACTTGGAGTCAACtgcaacatcaagaatcaagagGCCTAGAGTTGAG GCGATCCAAGGTGGTGGACAGGTTTCTAAGCGCTTAGGTGATAAGGCACCCGCCCAGGAGACCAAATC GGCAAACCATGCGCTGTTGAAAGAGATCAGAGAGATAAACCTGCAGCTTATAGATACCGTGGTGGATATCAGCGATGAGGATGTTGATCCAACAGCAGCTTCTGCTGAAGGTGGTGAAGGAACTATTGTCAAGTGCTCCTTCAGTGCAGTGGCTCTCAGTCCAAATTTGAAGTCGCAGTATACGTCAGCACAAATG TCCCCAATTCTGCCTTTAAGGTTGCTTGTCCCCACAAATTATCCGAATTGTTCCCCTATGCTCTTAGACAAGTTACCAGTAGAGCTGAG TAAGGAGTATGAAGATCTCTCGGTAAAAGCGAAATCGAAGTTCAGCATATCCCTCCGCAGCCTTTCACAACCAATGTTACTGACTGAGATGGCGAAGACATGGGATGTTTGTGCTCGTGCAGTTGTGGCTGAGTATGCACAACAGAGTGGAGGGGGAAGCTTCAGCTCAAGATACGGTACTTGGGAGAACTGTGTGAGTGCTGCTTGA